One stretch of Plasmodium vivax chromosome 8, whole genome shotgun sequence DNA includes these proteins:
- a CDS encoding hypothetical protein, conserved (encoded by transcript PVX_094415A) → MDEGRRYASRSREKMTAGGRDHHKNEHNHGGYRKSSVDNYSKRNETSNVERGRNYSRERRDYHQHGHRQHHRENGYDANRGGHSPSRTRSRSPHHHKFPRDKYHNKSPKRNSSKERTRNAAVYDDRNGERKRGDKYKYEKEHSSKWDTKNGGHYEPERGPHNSNMHEYREGRDERMNMRKYSPGGDRQRYVYENDSNRMSNTIGMMRRERPREVRNYFYKKADPCKIFVGNISPEAREEDVRRKFLKYGDIVNMQWKTRFAFIEYEKTSHAEIAIKEENGQFFFGEELNVQPHHAGNYFHNRSDNRSFYPPYGRTYSPNRNESREKKNALRIVVKNIDEKASWQDLKDFGRDVGSVNYANIIQDDNKERFGIIEYYNSETVKKAVEVLNGRKFNGLAVEVMKFVDSPLNLKFKNRGEDRRDPNFHHPHSDDKDRAHHREGYDADRDAHRRERFLERPHDRYEKHDRYERHDRYEKHDRYERRDKHEKHERRQEKETGKPHDRNKFGRDEKEDGQHDKGDKDHRRGGAHNDKRRGSSQERERANGEDAANREGRDDGNDMDRHSQLSGRGGNNKVKEENLGEADRLSEKSGSSSGRSGGAGNMGGTKQRRNNKNGRSESADRLEDNVADDQRSSVKGKDKEDEYSVDKEREEAIKNDRELSTRGDDEEENMYKSDEEGSVVGSANVRDKAEHHADGALKDGEGDRYGSRSRSRSVSVKAKQQSHKRNTKGGRRGRKASEDSCSRRDLRDIYYDDSANNDKWAASKKVCVNKANSTESGS, encoded by the exons ATGGACGAAGGCAGGAGGTACGCATCCAGGAGTCGCGAAAAAATGACTGCAGGAGGGAGAGACCATCACAAGAATGAGCATAACCATGGCGGTTATAGGAAGTCTTCCGTTGACAATTACagcaaaagaaatgaaaCCTCCAATGTAGAAAGGGGTCGAAATTATTCCCGGGAGAGGAGAGATTACCACCAGCATGGACATCGTCAGCACCACCGAGAAAACGGATATGATGCCAATCGAGGAGGACACAGCCCCAGTCGCACACGTAGCCGTAGCCCACATCATCATAAGTTCCCAAGAGACAAATATCACAACAAGTCTCCCAAGAGAAACTCCTCCAAAGAGAGAACCAGAAACGCGGCGGTTTATGACGATCGAAACGGAGAGCGAAAGCGTGGTGATAAGTAcaaatatgaaaaagaacACAGCAGCAAGTGGGACACCAAGAACGGGGGCCACTACGAGCCGGAGC GTGGCCCACACAACAGCAATATGCACGAATACCGAGAAGGTCGCGACGAAAGAATGAACATGAGGAAATACTCCCCAGGGGGAGACCGCCAAAGATACGTGTATGAAAATGATTCGAACCGAATGAGCAACACCATAGGAATGATGAGAAGGGAACGACCAAGAGAGGtgaggaattatttttacaaaaaagcaGACCCATGTAAAATCTTCGTAGGAAATATATCCCCCGAAGCGAGAGAAGAAGACGTAAGGAGAAAGTTTTTGAAATACGGTGACATAGTAAACATGCAGTGGAAAACGAGATTTGCATTTATAGAGTATGAGAAAACGTCCCATGCAGAGATTGCcataaaggaagaaaatggacagtttttttttggagaggAGCTAAATGTGCAACCACATCATGCGGGGAACTACTTTCACAACCGAAGTGACAATCGAAGTTTTTACCCCCCGTACGGAAGGACCTATTCCCCCAATAGGAATGAAAGCAGAGAGAAGAAGAATGCCTTACGAAttgtagtaaaaaatatagacgAAAAAGCTAGCTGGCAAGATCTGAAAGACTTCGGAAGGGATGTAGGGTCAGTTAATTATGCCAACATTATACAAGACGATAATAAAGAAAGGTTTGGCATCATAGAGTATTATAATTCCGAGACTGTGAAAAAGGCAGTGGAGGTATTAAACGGTCGTAAATTCAACGGGCTAGCCGTGGAGGTTATGAAATTTGTGGATTCTCCTCTCAActtgaaatttaaaaatcgaGGTGAGGATAGACGGGACCCTAATTTCCATCACCCCCATTCTGATGACAAGGATAGGGCGCACCACCGCGAGGGGTACGACGCGGACAGGGACGCCCACAGGAGGGAGCGTTTTCTGGAGAGGCCCCACGACAGGTATGAGAAGCACGACAGGTATGAGAGGCACGACAGGTATGAGAAGCATGACAGGTATGAGAGGCGTGACAAGCATGAGAAGCATGAGAGGCGCCAAGAGAAGGAGACGGGCAAGCCCCACGACAGGAACAAATTCGGGAGGGACGAAAAGGAGGACGGGCAGCATGACAAGGGGGACAAGGACCACCGAAGGGGAGGCGCGCACAACGATAAGAGAAGGGGCAGCTCACAAGAGAGAGAAAGAGCCAATGGAGAGGACGCTGCAAATAGGGAGGGCAGAGACGACGGTAACGATATGGACAGGCACAGTCAGCTCAGCGGCAGAGGAGGGAACAACAAGGTTAAGGAGGAAAACTTGGGAGAGGCCGATAGGTTGTCAGAAAAAAGCGGGAGTAGTAGTGGCCGAAGCGGAGGAGCGGGGAACATGGGCGGCACGAAACAAAGAAGgaataacaaaaatgggagaagcgAAAGTGCAGATCGTTTAGAAGATAATGTAGCGGACGACCAGCGAAGTTCCGTGAAAGGCAAGGATAAGGAGGATGAGTACTCTGTCGATAAGGAAAGGGAGGAGGCAATTAAGAATGATAGAGAGCTGAGCACACGAGGagacgatgaagaggaaaatatgtacaaaaGCGATGAGGAGGGAAGTGTCGTCGGTTCTGCAAATGTGAGAGATAAGGCTGAGCACCATGCAGATGGCGCTTTGAAGGATGGTGAGGGAGACCGTTATGGGAGCAGAAGCAGGAGCAGAAGTGTGAGCGTGAAGGCGAAGCAGCAGTCGCATAAGAGAAACACCAAAGGCggacgaaggggaagaaaagcgTCCGAAGATTCCTGCTCCAGGAGAGACCTGCGAGATATTTATTACGATGACAGTGCGAATAACGACAAGTGGGCCGCTTCGAAGAAGGTGTGCGTGAACAAGGCAAATTCGACTGAGAGTGGTTCGTAG
- a CDS encoding hypothetical protein, conserved (encoded by transcript PVX_094420A), translating to MSTVEELKFIWNFLFSDITSEKKGEEIEEEKKYEENIILLKKLMRTENIKFEQKYNACNILEKLKEVKDVKYEDILNQYGNNFLNFLKQSFENVAEEIQINEKINYRRNELIKQDLNNKLQNVNANYNLEYINLNKCLGTEDFENQLNVSLKFNSLKDILSKLLIEMKEHENQYNNLTEMDKFLDVKIFELENYLSKAGEENS from the coding sequence ATGTCGACCGTTGAGGAGTTGAAGTtcatttggaattttttattttcggaTATAAcgtcagaaaaaaaaggagaagaaatagaagaagaaaaaaaatacgaagagaacatcattttgttgaaaaaattaatgagaACGGAAAACATAAAGtttgaacaaaaatataacgcctgcaacattttggaaaaattaaaagaggtGAAGGATGTTAAGTATGAAGATATTTTAAATCAATatggaaataattttttaaattttttaaagcaatCTTTTGAAAATGTAGCGGAGGAaattcaaataaatgaaaaaataaattacaggAGGAATGAGCTAATAAAACAGGATTTAAATAATAAGCTGCAAAATGTCAATGCTAACTACAATTTGGAGTACATTAATCTGAACAAATGCCTAGGAACGGAAGATTTTGAAAATCAGCTGAATGTAAGCTTAAAATTTAACTCCCTAAAGGATATTTTAAGCAAATTGTTAATAGAAATGAAGGAGCACGAAAATCAGTATAACAATTTAACAGAAATGGATAAATTTTTAGAtgtcaaaatttttgaacttgaaaattatttgagTAAGGCCGGGGAGGAGAattcgtga
- a CDS encoding hypothetical protein, conserved (encoded by transcript PVX_094425A) — MFVMDSQDTTAGLCLLNISLFLLGGLSQEKRKGDLATNLQGGLFIISLIIFSIQKMLARCILSDVTFALLLYISCVLPFLLLELNGCFNNLVFFPICVMFYFTRYHLRTLFILDSFLILTILVINVSINSSTIDIYIFLFLLTALFLSMIYYRYLYYFSRALSNSVASPRNMILMFPYINEYHQVCFAKLADVLLDLNNYMHTKWNIFCGNIPKGHLKSEKDFRNLQIVASRLANKFFTLRNQKVFSTYPPYYCLKVLYHKKLYLITSAIERKRKQIGKMHSNQNRSNFLFLMEMVRLHRGVEPLQEDARHSGGDPLQLGKGPSQRGKKKKIKNATREDAKRGKEGNNRVEQNARVDPTPLKHVEEANIPQASEQTWGVKPEEGTTSRGEPPSRGHNKNKDTPKKGQKVKPAKSALRSNEKNDHLQNDAAQYHLKEEHKKENKKRNSVKDNSVNNSSTLFRKSAERGRDLSGETPHTKKDRLQIETPIGHLLSTSENTKREKKRYKIGNKSEALGEALFESKYETRGGGKPEQPRAVSPHHGTDAFKKNKKKTARRSTHVGGNQNDEHRKYDTWGKRLKSKFAHQKEHGFEFFTKRREKMGHQIRDRGSADGVNPNGALPPANKNEVDSQIRQNLNSYVNDKMVATPNAQSNYMNMYMYMRRQDNSGKQTSVHYSNEGTQKKKKKSEGNFSSSRKYHHDWSLLSEEKIIFLNFSCLFYVFIHKIKWLLKYIEQVNSVVQGGYFRQGISPKRDHLLAYIDQKVERYYILWSNSFDLVYHVENYIPHILLILTLHLSSVFVRVAPLHLSGSYDLFRVASFSTIFAARFLLAPVVFALIFWPIIKTRSVNPRNIFKIKMRFFLLSLFIMTLSTLDYLWTILLVQKNFWRLDGAVLAELQRTYSMFSLAELIFFAPVFYFLIMHRLKSLWYLYIIWLGLINGIYWSLIGTFLPGLKMNISLATSVAMCVLFIIRPFEMVKRDIFCRCVLPYILFLDDVLCTLDCEKRLKYLRMPKVGE, encoded by the exons ATGTTCGTGATGGACTCGCAGGACACGACAGCCGGGCTGTGCCTTCTGAACATCTCGTTGTTCCTCCTAGGGGGGTTATCccaagaaaaaagaaaaggagaccTCGCGACGAATCTACAAGGAGGTCTTTTCATCATAAGTTTGATCATCTTTTCAATACAAAAAATGCTAGCGCGATGTATCCTGTCAGATGTGACCTTCGCCCTCCTACTGTACATTTCTTGCGTGTTGCCATTCCTTCTTCTAGAACTGAATGGCTGTTTTAACAACCTCGTCTTCTTCCCCATATGTGTCATGTTCTATTTCACTCGGTACCACCTGAGGACTTTATTCATCCTAGACTCCTTTCTCATTCTAACCATTTTGGTAATTAACGTTTCCATAAACTCCAGCACCAtcgatatatatattttcctctttttgctGACTGCCCTCTTTCTCAGTATGATTTATTACCGCTATTTGTACTACTTTTCTAGAGCCCTTTCTAACTCTGTAGCTAGCCCAAGAAATATGATTTTAATGTTCCcctatataaatgaataccACCAAGTTTGTTTTGCCAAGCTAGCCGATGTGCTGCTGGACTTAAACAATtacatgcacacaaaatggaacatCTTCTGTGGAAACATCCCGAAGGgtcatttaaaaagtgaaaaggatTTCCGCAACCTACAAATTGTGGCTAGCAGATtggcaaataaatttttcactCTCAGGAATCAAAAGGTCTTTTCCACTTACCCTCCGTATTACTGTCTAAAAGTtctttatcataaaaaattgtatttaaTAACTTCTGCTATtgagaggaagagaaaacAGATTGGGAAGATGCACTCCAATCAGAATAGGAGCAACTTCTTATTCTTAATGGAGATGGTAAGGCTGCACAGGGGGGTTGAGCCTCTGCAAGAGGATGCCCGCCACTCGGGGGGAGATCCCCTCCAGTTAGGAAAAGGCCCATCTCAAAGAggtaagaagaaaaaaataaaaaacgccACCCGTGAGgatgcgaaaaggggaaaagaagggAACAACCGCGTAGAACAGAACGCACGTGTAGATCCTACTCCTTTGAAACATGTGGAGGAGGCGAACATACCGCAAGCGAGCGAACAAACATGGGGAGTCAAACCGGAAGAAGGAACAACCTCCAGGGGAGAACCCCCTTCTCGGGGTCACAACAAAAATAAGGATACAcccaaaaaaggacaaaaagtGAAGCCAGCAAAAAGCGCCCTCAGGagcaacgaaaaaaatgaccaccTTCAAAACGACGCCGCACAATATCACCTCAAAGAGgaacacaaaaaggaaaacaaaaaacgaaACAGTGTGAAGGACAATTCTGTAAATAATAGTTCCACCCTGTTTAGGAAGAGTGCCGAGAGGGGAAGGGACCTTTCTGGGGAAACTCCACATACTAAGAAAGACAGACTACAAATCGAAACCCCAATTGGCCATCTGCTCAGCACCAGCGAAAATactaaaagagaaaaaaagcgcTACAAAATTGGCAACAAAAGTGAAGCACTTGGTGAAGCACTTTTTGAGTCCAAATATGAAacacgcggggggggcaaacCTGAGCAACCCAGAGCAGTCTCACCCCACCACGGTACTGACgcctttaaaaagaataagaagaagaCTGCACGTAGAAGCACACACGTAGGGGGGAACCAAAATGATGAGCACCGTAAATACGACACGTGGGGGAAAAGGCTGAAAAGCAAATTCGCACACCAGAAAGAGCATGGCTTTGAATTTTTCAccaaaaggagggaaaaaatggggcatcAAATCCGCGACCGAGGCAGCGCTGATGGTGTAAACCCCAATGGGGCCCTCCCTCCTGCAAACAAAAACGAGGTCGATTCACAAATCCGGCAAAATTTAAATTCCTACGTGAACGATAAAATGGTAGCTACTCCAAATGCGCAAAGTAACTACATgaacatgtacatgtacatgcgcAGGCAAGACAACAGTGGGAAACAAACAAGTGTGCATTACTCGAATGAaggcacgcaaaaaaaaaagaaaaaatcggaAGGAAACTTCTCCTCATCAAGAAAGTATCATCATGACTGGAGCTTGCTATCGgaagagaaaataattttcctaAATTTCTCCTGCCTCTTCTATGTGTTCATCCACAAAATTAAATGGctgttaaaatatatagaacAAGTGAACTCTGTTGTTCAGGGGGGTTACTTCCGGCAGGGAATCTCCCCAAAGAGGGACCATCTGTTGGCCTACATAGACCAGAAGGTCGAGCGGTACTACATCCTTTGGTCCAATTCCTTTGATTTGGTTTACCACGTGGAGAATTACATCCCCCACATTTTGCTCATCCTCACTCTGCACCTCTCCTCCGTTTTCGTGCGAGTTGCTCCCCTGCATCTCAGCGGCTCCTACGATTTG TTCCGCGTGGCCAGCTTCTCGACCATTTTCGCTGCCAGATTTCTGCTGGCCCCCGTCGTGTTCGCCCTCATCTTCTGGCCGATAATCAAAACCAGATCAGTGAACCCCAggaacattttcaaaattaaaatgcgctttttcctcctctccctttttat CATGACGCTCTCCACCTTGGACTACCTGTGGACGATACTCCTCGTGCAGAAGAATTTCTGGAGGCTGGATGGCGCTGTCCTGGCGGAGCTTCAAAGGACGTACAG TATGTTTTCCCTAGCGGAGCTAATCTTCTTCGCGCCCGTCTTCTACTTCCTCATCATGCATCGGTTAAAGTCTCTCTGGTACCTGTACATCATTTGGTTGGGCCTAATAAATGGGATCTATTGGAGTTTGATTGGCACCTTCCTCCCCGGCCTGAAGATGAATATCTCCCTGGCGACTTCAGTTGCGATGTGCGTCTTGTTCATTATCAG gcCCTTCGAGATGGTCAAACGGGACATATTCTGCAGGTGCGTCCTGCCCTACATTTTATTCCTGGACGATGTATTATGCACCCTCGACTGTGAGAAAAGGCTCAAATATCTGCGCATGCCAAAGGTGGGGGAATGA
- a CDS encoding hypothetical protein, conserved (encoded by transcript PVX_094430A), whose protein sequence is MEGEVTHKRKRAYQNELSEKNSLNKKIVFFHMVYLTLLFMACFVGGVLLGFWTTSYTPEISILEDDANTFQFRYINNRVIIGAKLNIKLSVTNNTTLTYSLSAESVKYFYYPVGANHGCLLYNGGLGESSANQTPLSRRSEISVPTNKDERTFPTKLSIKIKYSLLTPSSVIHTVPFHLGYELTNEQRAEVQPLYNDCKRFNRLYFSVRLDDLYISNEFRKVQNEKKYELIFSCKCSIDANVDAFFNSTPIYKAAILGNLANDPSLLG, encoded by the exons ATGGAAGGCGAAGTGACGCACAAGCGAAAGAGAGCTTACCAAAATGAGCTATCCGAGAAAAACAGCCTGAACAAGAAAAtcgtattttttcatatggtCTACCTGACGCTCCTTTTTATGGCATGCTTTGTAGGAG GAGTGCTGCTAGGATTTTGGACCACCTCGTACACCCCCGAGATAAGCATACTTGAAGACGATGCGAATACGTTTCAATTTCggtacataaataatagGGTAATAATTGGGGCAAAACTGAACATCAAATTAAGCGTCACTAACAACACCACACTGACGTATAGCCTTTCTGCGGAGAGCGTAAAGTATTTTTACTACCCGGTGGGAGCGAATCACGGCTGTCTCTTGTACAATGGGG GCCTGGGGGAAAGCTCAGCTAACCAGACGCCCCTCTCGCGGAGGAGCGAAATAAGCGTGCCGACGAACAAGGACGAGAGGACCTTCCCCACCAAGTTATCC ataaaaataaaatactcGTTGCTCACCCCCTCGAGCGTTATCCACACTGTGCCTTTTCACCTGGGTTATGAGCTGACGAATGAGCAGAGGGCAGAAGTACAGCCATTATATAACGACTGCAAGCGGTTCAATCGGCTGTATTTTTCCGTTAGACTTGACGATCTGTACATCTCGAACGAGTTTAGGAAGGTgcaaaacgagaaaaaatatgaattgaTATTTTCTTGCAAATGTTCCATTGATGCAAATGTGGATGCCTTCTTCAATTCTACGCCTATTTACAAGGCGGCCATTTTGGGCAACTTAGCCAATGACCCGAGTTTACTGGGCTAG
- a CDS encoding ADP/ATP carrier protein, putative (encoded by transcript PVX_094435A) → MENYYLKKKEKIKYKELFITTFLTHGGSNLISKLLVSPLERIVIIRQTQPFFFRNVLLHSSFTYSNIVRGIYAKQGLTSLWWGYHASIWNFLSFSFFRLLFHDKIKYNLAIENSKKNYLTTFFLLYTSSCFAAAISYPLDTIHNCMALNHETVKNKKLTSRGIFLFIYDLVLKRKLKHLYAGYSLCLLNFIPYLLISIKLNEIFTKHFIETNSHEKNGDAPQGGEEQYADRNISEEYRRLFKKTPNVLSYIFLGVLTGYISQVATYPLETIRRKYQYHVIYEKNFPQTLMHSKNWKVKKPQKLIAKISNVYRGFSLHTFKLIPEYLIFSCFFYYVKNNMPI, encoded by the exons aTGGAAAAttactatttaaaaaaaaaggaaaaaattaaatataaggaGTTATTCATAACGACTTTTTTAACCCATGGAGGATCAAATCTCATTTCTAAGCTTCTCGTTTCTCCCTTGGAGCGAATTGTAATCATTAGACAAACgcaacctttttttttcagaaacGTTTTGCTCCACTCCTCCTTTACGTACTCAAATATAGTGAGAG GTATATACGCCAAGCAAGGCCTGACGTCCCTCTGGTGGGGGTACCATGCAAGCATATGGAACTTCCtttccttcagcttcttcagACTACTCTTTCACGATAAGATCAAGTACAACCTAGCGATAGAAAACAGCAAAAAGAACTACCTAACaaccttcttcctcctctacaCCTCCAGTTGCTTCGCCGCTGCGATTTCATACCCGCTGGACACCATTCATAATTGCATGGCACTGAACCATGAAACAGTTAAGAATAAAAAGCTCACCAGTAGGggcattttccttttcatataCGATTTGGTTCTAAAAAGAA AACTTAAACACCTGTACGCTGGGTACAGCCTGTGCCTACTAAACTTCATCCCCTACTTGCTCATCTCAATAAAGCTGAATGAAATTTTTACCAAGCACTTTATCGAAACCAATTcgcacgaaaaaaatggcgatgccccacaggggggagaagaacaaTATGCTGATAGAAACATAAGTGAAGAATATCGAAGActgtttaaaaaaacgcCAAACGTCTTGTCCTACATTTTCCTGGGTGTTCTCACCGGATACATATCACAAGTGGCCACGTACCCCCTGGAGACCATCCGCAGGAAGTACCAGTACCACGTCATATATGAAAAGAATTTCCCCCAAACATTAATGCATAGTAAAAATtggaaggtgaagaagccgCAAAAACTTATCGCCAAAATTTCGAATGTGTACAGGGGATTTTCCTTGCATACCTTTAAACTAATTCCAGAGTATTTAATATtcagttgttttttttactacgTCAAGAATAATATGCCTATATGA
- a CDS encoding hypothetical protein, conserved (encoded by transcript PVX_094440A), producing MQRALFSNARTCHFLKAQRRHGGTSLLTKIGQSFNQESLKNAKIKLTNYGRSISPNHLGKTSSSPGGASGESGIFQHFIDLFKKRRNVKDTPESSDKNEKKEKEFFEYYVKCLMKYEGIFTYRKFQSFLKDLCDYFNLFGLTYKYKKKMNPQLEKLKKQYEVMNSFLPYELDSDDYKIFHEESKMYIAQSCNVDVNFIDELLLFHDSLKTDRTWFYRRIILKRKLPESFEEREIEAPYDRPITKTFNYGIKESSLEYEQFMRKHGRKMKFKKWISKHHPWFRKNSSGKNRWATRPYTKKFPYLYYSRVPGHLYLSRNRPRVGAH from the coding sequence ATGCAGAGGGCCCTCTTCTCCAACGCGCGAACGTGCCACTTCCTAAAAGCGCAGAGGAGACACGGGGGGACGTCCCTGCTGACCAAAATCGGACAGTCATTCAACCAggaaagtttaaaaaatgcgaaaataaAGTTAACCAACTACGGAAGGAGCATCTCGCCGAACCATCTGGGAAAGACAAGCAGCAGTCCTGGAGGAGCCAGCGGAGAAAGTGGCATATTCCAACACTTTATAgacttatttaaaaagagaagaaacgTAAAGGACACCCCCGAAAGTAGTgacaaaaacgaaaaaaaggaaaaggagttTTTTGAATACTACGTAAAATGCTTGATGAAGTATGAAGGAATTTTTACGTATCGAAAATTtcaatcatttttaaaagaccTGTGTGACTATTTCAACCTCTTTGGCTtgacatataaatataaaaaaaaaatgaacccccAATTGGAGAAGCTAAAGAAGCAGTATGAAGTtatgaattcatttttacccTACGAGTTGGACTCGGATgattacaaaatatttcacGAGGAGAGCAAAATGTACATAGCTCAATCGTGCAACGTTGATGTTAACTTCATTGATGAGTTACTCCTTTTTCACGATTCGTTAAAGACTGACCGGACGTGGTTTTATCggagaattattttaaagaggAAGCTACCCGAAAGTTTTGAGGAGCGAGAAATTGAGGCTCCGTACGATAGACCCATCACGAAAACTTTTAATTATGGCATTAAGGAATCTTCACTGGaatatgaacagttcatgCGAAAGCATGggcgcaaaatgaaattcaaaaaatggatCTCGAAACATCACCCGTGGTTTAGGAAAAACAGCTCTGGCAAGAACAGATGGGCCACGCGGCCCTACACGAAGAAGTTCCCCTACCTGTACTACTCGCGCGTCCCCGGGCATTTGTACCTCTCCAGGAACCGGCCTCGCGTGGGGGCGCActga
- a CDS encoding tRNA ligase, putative (encoded by transcript PVX_094445A; Possible apicoplast targeted protein. Curated by Stuart Ralph, Walter and Eliza Hall Institute of Medical Research, Australia.) yields the protein MDEHGLKIERKSKKLEISIAEHVNNMSSYYQMMNQKLHVHVNIFYRTTSQFHKSFVQQVWKYLAENGYIYKGTYRGYYDVNEEKYLNEFELKQKRKNDPSVLYIEEENSYFFNILKFKNFLTDLYQRSEEVIYPSYLQKEMLHFVNHELKDVCISRYNTQWGIKIPGEEKGTIYVWFDALLSYVSSVLHMVKRRQLGGGRDSPGILSPPWGGSPDGESSNGSPCSPPSNDVEKDELVCSYEDILSIVRLGNSRHGESDPHMRNQAPPSDMTPSDGTLFRLFQKAWNPEVQIIGKDILKFHGVLYICLLQSLHLKLPKKILCHGLIKSENVKMSKTIGNVISPFDIVQKYDTDIVRLYFFGCANIFEDKNFKKTHLESFQLFVRNNVGNLIYRVVSLCVDSNYLNIFQIGETDFLESPILRQCSESKQKLVALIHNREFPLFLENLMTLIKQVNKFFVHREPWKCTDDSVRFNRIIYETLEGIKFVSVFLYPIMPHICSSILRNIGLDVSPAGGASLLMLAEPTRQFALRGLIKIV from the coding sequence ATGGACGAGCACGGATTGAAGATTGAACGAAAATCTAAAAAACTGGAAATTTCCATCGCGGAGCATGTGAACAATATGAGCAGCTATTACCAAATGATGAACCAAaaattacatgtacatgttaatatattttataggACGACTAGCCAATTTCACAAAAGCTTTGTGCAACAGGTTTGGAAATATTTAGCGGAGAATGGCTACATATACAAAGGAACTTATAGAGGGTACTACGACgtaaatgaagaaaaatatctgAACGAATTTGAGTTAAAacagaagagaaaaaacgaCCCCAGTGTTCTCTACattgaggaagaaaatagctacttttttaacattttaaaatttaaaaatttcttaaCAGATTTATATCAACGCAGTGAAGAGGTTATCTACCCATCCTACCTACAGAAGGAGATGCTCCATTTTGTCAATCACGAACTGAAAGATGTGTGCATAAGTAGGTACAACACACAGTGGGGAATCAAAATTCCTGGCGAGGAAAAAGGGACCATCTACGTGTGGTTCGATGCGCTCCTGTCGTATGTATCCTCTGTGTTGCACATGGTGAAGAGGAGGCAACTAGGTGGTGGAAGGGACTCCCCCGGTATTCTTTCCCCACCATGGGGGGGCTCACCTGACGGGGAAAGTTCGAATGGCTCTCCATGTTCTCCTCCCTCGAACGATGTGGAGAAAGACGAACTTGTTTGCTCCTATGAAGACATCTTAAGCATAGTCCGTTTGGGGAATTCCCGCCACGGGGAAAGCGATCCCCACATGAGGAATCAGGCGCCCCCATCTGATATGACCCCCTCGGATGGCACCCTTTTCAGGCTCTTCCAAAAGGCATGGAACCCAGAAGTACAGATAATAGGAAAGGACATCCTCAAATTCCATGGGGTGCTTTACATCTGCCTGCTGCAAAGTCTTCACTTAAAATTGCCGAAAAAAATACTATGCCATGGATTGataaaaagcgaaaatgtgaaaatgtcAAAAACGATTGGCAATGTGATAAGTCCATTTGATATTGTGCAGAAATATGACACAGATATTGTTAGGCTATACTTCTTCGGCTGTGCCAATATTTTTGaggataaaaattttaagaaaactCATCTTGAGTCGTTTCAACTGTTTGTTCGAAACAACGTTGGAAATTTAATCTACCGAGTTGTATCCCTCTGTGTGGATAGTAATTATTTGAATATCTTTCAAATTGGAGAAACCGATTTTTTAGAgtcccccattttgaggcAATGCTCAGAAAGCAAACAGAAGTTAGTAGCCCTAATTCATAATAGGGagttccccctctttttggaaaatttgaTGACGCTGATAAAACAGGTGAACAAATTTTTCGTCCATCGGGAGCCCTGGAAGTGTACTGATGATTCTGTCCGTTTTAATCGAATAATTTATGAGACCCTGGAGGgcataaaatttgtttccgtttttttgtaTCCCATTATGCCGCATATCtgttcctccattttgcgcaaCATCGGCTTGGACGTCTCCCCCGCGGGCGGCGCTTCCCTGCTCATGTTGGCGGAGCCAACGCGTCAGTTCGCCCTTCGCGGTTTGATTAAGATCGTGTGA